A stretch of the Mycobacterium shigaense genome encodes the following:
- a CDS encoding metal-sensitive transcriptional regulator has translation MPQEMTAKKRAALNRLRTVRGHLDGIIRMLENDAYCIDVMKQISATQSALERTNRVMLHNHLETCFSEAVMDGRAAIAVDELVDALKFSPALTGPDSALNDTAPGEAVTAGAPCAGSEHQA, from the coding sequence ATGCCTCAGGAAATGACAGCGAAGAAGCGGGCGGCGCTCAACCGACTCAGGACGGTGCGCGGACATCTCGACGGGATCATTCGCATGCTGGAAAACGACGCTTACTGCATTGACGTCATGAAGCAGATTTCTGCTACCCAGTCCGCGTTGGAACGGACCAACCGGGTGATGCTGCACAACCACCTGGAGACCTGCTTCTCGGAGGCGGTCATGGATGGCCGAGCAGCGATCGCGGTCGACGAACTCGTTGACGCGCTCAAGTTCAGTCCCGCGTTGACCGGGCCGGATTCCGCTTTGAATGACACCGCCCCAGGTGAAGCCGTGACCGCCGGCGCACCCTGCGCCGGTTCAGAACACCAGGCCTGA